In Aspergillus nidulans FGSC A4 chromosome II, the genomic stretch GCCTTACATCTAGCCATAACATGGACCTAATCACTCGACTTCTCTTGAGCTTTTTAATTAGGCTCTGCTGTTTCAGCCTAACTAGACATATGTTACGGATTCTGCTGGATTCGATATCAAGGGTAGGGTGCCTCAGGCAAACAAACCATCGAAACTCCGGATATAATCGATATCTACAGGTCTTCGCTGGGGAGATGCTACGCTGGCGGGACTGTCGGGATTAGCTGCTGTTTTGGCTGAGGCTTTGTTATAGTGTTACGGCCAGGTTTTGTGTATATGACTCTAGAGAAATATTCAGGACTAGGCAAGTCCTTGGGTCTTGGGGAGATCCCCAAGGCTTAGTTTTCACTACATTGACCATTCGTTGTCCTCATTAATTATACGTGGTGTTGGAATTCTTCCCTAGTTAACGGCTGATCTGTCCTGACAAGAACCCCAACACAGGGCTGGAGGTGTGAACAAGTTCGCAGGACAAGGCTCTGCCTCTAAGATTGGTAATGTCCCATCTGTATTGTTACATTACAGTGGGTGATCACCTGACGATCGTTCCCACCTGACGATCGATTTTCCCCTCACCGATATTTCAACCACCAAACGTCAAACTCTTGTATCTCATTCAATATGACTCCAATGGATGCGGCGATAGAAGCAATTGAATCGCTAAAGCCAGGCGATTCAATTAATTATACTAAAATTGCGAAAGAGTTCGGGGTCAACCGGATAACTCTGTCAAGACCCCACAAAGGAATTCAGCGCTCTAGGAGAGACCAATATGAAGAACAGCGAATTCTCAATGACCAGCAGGCCAAGGATCTTATAAAATACATTGATAAGCTCTCTGGCAAAGGCCTATATATATTGCATGAGATGCTTCGGAATTTTGCAAAAGAACTGACAGGAAAGAAACCAGGAAATCACTGGCCTGGCCGCTTTCTAAAGCGACACTAAATTGAACTCTCCTCTGCCTATACAACTGCTATGGACTCCAATCAAAAGTGAGCTGATTCTGCATATAAATATTCGCGATACTTTGACTTATTAGCCCAGAAACTTGATAAATATAAGGTGGAGCCAGGGAATATATATAACATAGATAAGAAAGGATTTCTTATTGGAATGCTGTCAAAAGGTCTCAGGATCTTCTCAAAGCGCAAATATAAGCAAGGAAACTTCAAGCAGTGCCTACAGGATAGGAATTGCGAATGGATAACTACAATTGCCTGCATCTGTGCTGATGGGACCTTGCTATCCCCAGTGCTTATTTACCAGGCAGCTAGCAGTGATATACAAGATACCTGGCTACAGGATTTTGATCCTCAACACCACAAGACCTTTTTTGCCTCCTCTCCAAGTGGTTGGACAAATGACAAGCTTGGATATGCCTGGTTGACTGGAGTTTTTGACCGGGAGACAAAGGATAAAGTACAGAGGCAATGGAGGCTCTTATtccttgatggccatggatcTTACCTTACCATGAAGTTCTTCAATTACTGCGATGACAATAAGATCCTTTTAGCAATATATCCTCTACATTCAACGCATTcactgcagccgcttgaTGTTGGGATCTTCAGCCTGCTTTCCCACGCCTACAGCAGCGAACTGGAGGCATATCTGTATATATCCATGGGACTAAGTCATATTATAAAACGGGACTTCTTtcgcctcttcttcccggCCTGGGTAAAGGCCTTATCAAGCaaaaatattatatcttcttGGAGAATAGTTGGAATACATCCCTTCAACCCTGAAATTGTTCTGGCGAGATTTAGCAGAGAACTGCAGTCAAGGCCATCAACAAGTGAGTCCTCGCGCTCTATATTAGGTGCAGAAGACTGgcggaagatcaagaagctcctccatgatgttgttgaggatgTATACAGTGAAAATACCAGGAAGCTTAGTTTGGCCATGCATAACCTCTCTACAGAGAATATTCTTCTAAAGCTTCAATGCGAGGGCCTCCAGATAGCCCTCcagaatgagaagaagaagtgtcAGCGTGGAAAGCCTTTACAATTTCAATTAAAAGCTTTAGATG encodes the following:
- a CDS encoding uncharacterized protein (transcript_id=CADANIAT00005284) — protein: MLSKGLRIFSKRKYKQGNFKQCLQDRNCEWITTIACICADGTLLSPVLIYQAASSDIQDTWLQDFDPQHHKTFFASSPSGWTNDKLGYAWLTGVFDRETKDKVQRQWRLLFLDGHGSYLTMKFFNYCDDNKILLAIYPLHSTHSLQPLDVGIFSLLSHAYSSELEAYLYISMGLSHIIKRDFFRLFFPAWVKALSSKNIISSWRIVGIHPFNPEIVLARFSRELQSRPSTSESSRSILGAEDWRKIKKLLHDVVEDVYSENTRKLSLAMHNLSTENILLKLQCEGLQIALQNEKKKCQRGKPLQFQLKALDDGGAVFYSPQKIQQARDLQLGKERAAEQLKASKEEQKVRRQQEKEAKQHLIKDRRKIWASQ